Proteins encoded in a region of the Rutidosis leptorrhynchoides isolate AG116_Rl617_1_P2 chromosome 9, CSIRO_AGI_Rlap_v1, whole genome shotgun sequence genome:
- the LOC139866079 gene encoding small ribosomal subunit protein uS4y-like, which translates to MVHVSFYRNYGKTFKKPRRPYEKERLDAELKLVGEYGLRCKRELWRVQYALSRIRNAARMLLTLEEKDPRRIFEGEALMRRMNRYGLLDESQNKLDYVLALTVENFLERRLQTLVFKTGMAKSIHHARVLIKQRHIRVGRQVVNVPSFMVRVDSQKHIDFSLTSPFGGGRPGRVKRKNQKAAAKKAAGGGDAEDDEEE; encoded by the exons ATGGTGCATGTTTCATTTTATCGCAACT ATGGAAAAACGTTTAAGAAGCCCCGACGTCCATACGAGAAGGAACGTTTAGATGCTGAGCTAAAGCTTGTTGGAGAATATGGCCTACGATGCAAAAGGGAACTCTGGAGGGTGCAATATGCGTTGAGCCGCATTCGTAATGCTGCTAGAATGCTTTTGACTCTCGAAGAGAAGGACCCACGTAGGATTTTTGAGGGTGAAGCACTTATGAGGAGGATGAACAGGTATGGGCTACTTGATGAGAGCCAGAACAAGCTTGATTACGTTCTTGCCCTCACTGTTGAGAACTTTCTAGAACGCCGTTTACAGACTCTTGTTTTTAAGACTGGTATGGCCAAGTCCATTCATCATGCTAGAGTCCTCATCAAGCAGAGGCACatcag GGTTGGAAGGCAAGTGGTGAACGTTCCATCGTTCATGGTTAGAGTTGACTCGCAGAAGCATATTGACTTCTCACTAACAAGTCCATTCGGAGGTGGTCGACCTGGCAGAGTTAAGCGAAAGAACCAGAAGGCTGCTGCTAAGAAGGCTGCCGGTGGTGGTGATGCTGAAGATGACGAAGAAGAATGA